From the Corythoichthys intestinalis isolate RoL2023-P3 chromosome 15, ASM3026506v1, whole genome shotgun sequence genome, one window contains:
- the kiaa0586 gene encoding protein TALPID3 isoform X2, translating to MSVLSPRADVNRSGLSDKINPDVGQVRLTIQKEAGEYQRRSSRCPKSAAGHRLNPQTSSSSEAGHELQTCHFEVGSRGAVLAALRQRARGAPHRQEEKIQLLKPRQDLTEVAGGPQEGAIDTFGSSSVATPCDLIPGTPQVTPQAPPTERPAHTAATVLDRLARTNVGTDLVTTATCSDCPREEHRPNVVSVATQANDSFATMANKTTREAETKMYPVPRSTLDEARRRLRQIQRQKKVLNENMETLERARAGEVLRCQLEALAANSESSEQARIKKTVDAWIHLISRDVQAKVGEESSNRQPVPALSRQGAAARRNPAHTSRPISSLKGTESKKIAVAGRGPRTQTATRQGVPLAASVLTDGEAYLTRLYGRAPQDIKRIPELPLRLTVMPADGRPRPLVADSVRGAKLKPSQPQAFPSAPPQRQSSNLSSVGPTEAPSPAIAIPLAHPRIGPSPRWQQTVTPIPVTLSRVEHKEPDTRTKAPHVPDASTKDLQVLDPNSPEPPAADLPSQPSPVPVEVQEELALALESLPDGGLDVKSDSPVCQEKTKSEEGVEAPPPPSIIVEAMETEEDQEEVNGFPGTNFLSVANVEQESVVGSDPSVAGEEAVHLDGGPSPPPADYQGPDFPPKKHSLPPTLSHSCVPNLDDDMLNRMVQWVEQQLMTRLIWEQYPPPALEQKAQSDVEERSFSSDVADVAGGDDPQLLLGAGDCVDSTHVKNLVCQVLAEIKDQVLEPKDVSVLSPNPELNEGPRVATPFQEKILPVVPVMTAVVTPLPTPLPSPVSSIKDPSPLPTPPPSEPSYSPIDDSAIAAQPEPVSTPVPSPEQNLDEVLNTTFSQPDLQPDAEEDHRTVSQVPDVQEEAVPSPPRVPPHEPDPDPASGPSEDSSCTTSCTDSTTVTGSDTGLKLVSEGELLISFSHVDAMTEEASSSSSFQEDLDPPSEGQVPVHTVETVHVKNRTLRQPDDLSSGEVTHSTTPLLDGSGEAVLEATDESINFDPLPAHGQMLTSDLPSRPLQVTYKHTREYVKKEGPIFSKVSTRQSDPAEATPTGPNRVESSSDSSSDIF from the exons GTCACGAGCTCCAAACGTGTCATTTTGAGGTGGGGTCTCGGGGTGCCGTGTTGGCGGCTCTCAGGCAGCG TGCTCGCGGCGCACCCCATAGACAGGAGGAGAAAATTCAGCTATTAAAGCCTCGGCAGGACCTCACAGAGGTTGCGGGGGGTCCGCAGGAGGGCGCCATTGATACATTTGGATCTTCAAGTGTGGCCACACCGTGTGACCTAATACCGGGCACACCACAGGTCACGCCGCAGGCCCCGCCCACGGAACGGCCGGCACATACTGCAG CGACTGTCTTGGACCGGTTGGCAAGGACAAATGTGGGGACTGACCTGGTTACCACGGCAACATGCAGCGACTGCCCCAG GGAGGAGCACCGTCCCAACGTTGTTTCCGTAGCAACCCAAGCCAACGACAGTTTCGCCACGATGGCCAATAAGACGACGAGGGAGGCGGAGACAAAG ATGTATCCGGTGCCACGTTCCACGTTGGACGAGGCCCGCCGCCGTCTGCGCCAGATTCAGCGGCAGAAGAAAGTTCTGAACGAGAACATGGAGACATTGGAGAGGGCCCGTGCAGGAGAGGTCTTGCGCTGCCAGCTGGAAGCTCTTGCTGCGAACAG cgaATCCAGTGAGCAGGCTCGCATCAAGAAGACTGTGGACGCGTGGATACACCTGATCAGCCGTGACGTGCAG GCCAAGGTCGGGGAGGAGTCATCCAATCGTCAACCCGTCCCGGCATTATCTCGGCAAGGGGCAGCGGCCAGGAGAAACCCCGCCCACACAAGTCGGCCAATAAGCTCGCTCAAAGGAACAGAAAGTAAAAAGATTGCTGTGGCGGGAAGAGGACCCCGAACCCAAACTGCCACCAGGCAG GGGGTGCCGCTCGCCGCCTCTGTACTGACGGACGGCGAGGCGTACCTAACGCGTCTGTACGGGAGAGCACCACAGGACATCAAGAGGATCCCGGAGCTTCCCTTAAGATTGACAGTGATGCCCGCTGATGGGAGGCCACGCCCCCTGGTGGCGGACAGTGTGAGAG GGGCAAAGTTGAAACCTTCACAGCCACAGGCCTTCCCCTCTGCACCTCCACAACGCCAGTCCTCTAACCTGAGCTCTGTGGGACCCACTGAGGCTCCTTCTCCTGCCATAGCCATCCCACTAG CGCATCCAAGGATAGGCCCCTCCCCCAGATGGCAACAAACAGTGACACCGATTCCTGTTACACTGTCACGTGTGGAGCATAAAGAACCGGACACTCGCACAAAGGCCCCTCACGTACCCGATGCTAGCACAAAGGACCTTCAGGTACTGGACCCTAACTCACCTGAACCTCCTGCCGCAGACCTCCCATCCCAGCCGAGTCCTGTACCCGTGGAAGTGCAAGAAGAGCTTGCCTTGGCGTTGGAAAGTCTGCCAGATGGAGGACTCGAT GTAAAATCGGACTCGCCTGTGTGTCAAGAGAAAACTAAGTCAGAGGAAGGCGTTGAAGCTCCGCCACCCCCATCGATCATTGTTGAGGCGATGGAGACGGAGGAAGACCAGGAGGAAGTGAATGGATTTCCTGGAACAAACTTCCTGTCTGTCGCCAATGTG GAACAGGAATCCGTAGTCGGGTCAGATCCGTCTGTAGCGGGCGAGGAAGCAGTCCATCTGGATGGCGGTCCGTCTCCTCCTCCGGCGGACTACCAGGGTCCAGACTTCCCCCCCAAGAAACACAGTTTGCCACCTACCCTCAGCCATAGCTGCGTGCCCAACCTagatgacgacatgctcaaccGTATGGTGCAATG GGTGGAGCAGCAGCTGATGACAAGATTGATTTGGGAGCAGTATCCGCCTCCTGCACTTGAGCAGAAAGCCCAATCCGATGTGGAGGAACGCAGTTTCTCCtcagacgttg CGGATGTCGCCGGCGGAGATGATCCCCAGTTGCTCCTGGGCGCCGGCGACTGCGTAGACTCGACTCACGTCAAGAACCTAGTTTGTCAGGTTTTGGCTGAGATAAAGGATCAGGTGCTAGAACCGAAGGACGTTTCGGTACTCTCACCGAATCCGGAACTAAACGAAGGTCCGAGGGTAGCCACGCCTTTTCAGGAGAAGATTCTTCCCGTGGTTCCCGTGATGACTGCAGTCGTCACACCTCTACCTACCCCTCTTCCGAGCCCCGTTTCGTCCATCAAGGACCCCTCACCCCTCCCTACGCCACCTCCATCTGAACCGAGCTACTCGCCTATCGACGATTCTGCTATCGCAGCCCAACCAG AACCTGTATCCACACCCGTCCCCAGCCCTGAGCAGAACCTCGATGAGGTCCTCAACACGACGTTTTCCCAACCTGACCTCCAGCCGGACGCAGAGGAGGACCACCGCACGGTCTCGCAAGTGCCTgatgttcaagaagaagctgtTCCTTCACCTCCACGTGTCCCACCTCACGAGCCCGATCCGGACCCCGCCTCCGGTCCTTCTGAGGACTCCTCATGTACCACCAGTTGTACCGACAGTACTACTGTGACAGGAAGCGATACGGGACTCAAACTGGTGTCGGAGGGTGAACTGCTGATCAGCTTCAGCCACGTGGACGCTATGACAG AGGAGGCCAGTTCGTCAAGTTCTTTTCAAGAG GACTTGGATCCTCCCAGTGAAGGGCAGGTCCCAGTGCACACAGTGGAAACGGTCCATGTGAAAAACAGAACTTTG CGACAGCCGGACGATCTGAGCTCAGGGGAGGTGACGCACTCCACTACGCCTCTACTTGATGGAAGTGGAG AAGCTGTTTTGGAGGCGACCGACGAAAGTATCAACTTTGACCCGTTGCCGGCGCACGGTCAGATGTTGACCTCTGACCTCCCGAGTCGACCCCTTCAGGTCACGTACAAGCACACACGTGAATATGTGAAGAAAGAGGGCCCAATATTTAGCAAAGTCTCCACTCGACAGTCAG ACCCGGCAGAAGCAACGCCCACGGGACCCAACAGAGTTGAATCGTCATCGGACAGCTCTAGTGATATCTTCTGA
- the kiaa0586 gene encoding protein TALPID3 isoform X1 — protein sequence MSVLSPRADVNRSGLSDKINPDVGQVRLTIQKEAGEYQRRSSRCPKSAAGHRLNPQTSSSSEAGHELQTCHFEVGSRGAVLAALRQRARGAPHRQEEKIQLLKPRQDLTEVAGGPQEGAIDTFGSSSVATPCDLIPGTPQVTPQAPPTERPAHTAATVLDRLARTNVGTDLVTTATCSDCPREEHRPNVVSVATQANDSFATMANKTTREAETKMYPVPRSTLDEARRRLRQIQRQKKVLNENMETLERARAGEVLRCQLEALAANSESSEQARIKKTVDAWIHLISRDVQAKVGEESSNRQPVPALSRQGAAARRNPAHTSRPISSLKGTESKKIAVAGRGPRTQTATRQGVPLAASVLTDGEAYLTRLYGRAPQDIKRIPELPLRLTVMPADGRPRPLVADSVRGAKLKPSQPQAFPSAPPQRQSSNLSSVGPTEAPSPAIAIPLAHPRIGPSPRWQQTVTPIPVTLSRVEHKEPDTRTKAPHVPDASTKDLQVLDPNSPEPPAADLPSQPSPVPVEVQEELALALESLPDGGLDVKSDSPVCQEKTKSEEGVEAPPPPSIIVEAMETEEDQEEVNGFPGTNFLSVANVEQESVVGSDPSVAGEEAVHLDGGPSPPPADYQGPDFPPKKHSLPPTLSHSCVPNLDDDMLNRMVQWVEQQLMTRLIWEQYPPPALEQKAQSDVEERSFSSDVADVAGGDDPQLLLGAGDCVDSTHVKNLVCQVLAEIKDQVLEPKDVSVLSPNPELNEGPRVATPFQEKILPVVPVMTAVVTPLPTPLPSPVSSIKDPSPLPTPPPSEPSYSPIDDSAIAAQPEPVSTPVPSPEQNLDEVLNTTFSQPDLQPDAEEDHRTVSQVPDVQEEAVPSPPRVPPHEPDPDPASGPSEDSSCTTSCTDSTTVTGSDTGLKLVSEGELLISFSHVDAMTGEEASSSSSFQEDLDPPSEGQVPVHTVETVHVKNRTLRQPDDLSSGEVTHSTTPLLDGSGEAVLEATDESINFDPLPAHGQMLTSDLPSRPLQVTYKHTREYVKKEGPIFSKVSTRQSDPAEATPTGPNRVESSSDSSSDIF from the exons GTCACGAGCTCCAAACGTGTCATTTTGAGGTGGGGTCTCGGGGTGCCGTGTTGGCGGCTCTCAGGCAGCG TGCTCGCGGCGCACCCCATAGACAGGAGGAGAAAATTCAGCTATTAAAGCCTCGGCAGGACCTCACAGAGGTTGCGGGGGGTCCGCAGGAGGGCGCCATTGATACATTTGGATCTTCAAGTGTGGCCACACCGTGTGACCTAATACCGGGCACACCACAGGTCACGCCGCAGGCCCCGCCCACGGAACGGCCGGCACATACTGCAG CGACTGTCTTGGACCGGTTGGCAAGGACAAATGTGGGGACTGACCTGGTTACCACGGCAACATGCAGCGACTGCCCCAG GGAGGAGCACCGTCCCAACGTTGTTTCCGTAGCAACCCAAGCCAACGACAGTTTCGCCACGATGGCCAATAAGACGACGAGGGAGGCGGAGACAAAG ATGTATCCGGTGCCACGTTCCACGTTGGACGAGGCCCGCCGCCGTCTGCGCCAGATTCAGCGGCAGAAGAAAGTTCTGAACGAGAACATGGAGACATTGGAGAGGGCCCGTGCAGGAGAGGTCTTGCGCTGCCAGCTGGAAGCTCTTGCTGCGAACAG cgaATCCAGTGAGCAGGCTCGCATCAAGAAGACTGTGGACGCGTGGATACACCTGATCAGCCGTGACGTGCAG GCCAAGGTCGGGGAGGAGTCATCCAATCGTCAACCCGTCCCGGCATTATCTCGGCAAGGGGCAGCGGCCAGGAGAAACCCCGCCCACACAAGTCGGCCAATAAGCTCGCTCAAAGGAACAGAAAGTAAAAAGATTGCTGTGGCGGGAAGAGGACCCCGAACCCAAACTGCCACCAGGCAG GGGGTGCCGCTCGCCGCCTCTGTACTGACGGACGGCGAGGCGTACCTAACGCGTCTGTACGGGAGAGCACCACAGGACATCAAGAGGATCCCGGAGCTTCCCTTAAGATTGACAGTGATGCCCGCTGATGGGAGGCCACGCCCCCTGGTGGCGGACAGTGTGAGAG GGGCAAAGTTGAAACCTTCACAGCCACAGGCCTTCCCCTCTGCACCTCCACAACGCCAGTCCTCTAACCTGAGCTCTGTGGGACCCACTGAGGCTCCTTCTCCTGCCATAGCCATCCCACTAG CGCATCCAAGGATAGGCCCCTCCCCCAGATGGCAACAAACAGTGACACCGATTCCTGTTACACTGTCACGTGTGGAGCATAAAGAACCGGACACTCGCACAAAGGCCCCTCACGTACCCGATGCTAGCACAAAGGACCTTCAGGTACTGGACCCTAACTCACCTGAACCTCCTGCCGCAGACCTCCCATCCCAGCCGAGTCCTGTACCCGTGGAAGTGCAAGAAGAGCTTGCCTTGGCGTTGGAAAGTCTGCCAGATGGAGGACTCGAT GTAAAATCGGACTCGCCTGTGTGTCAAGAGAAAACTAAGTCAGAGGAAGGCGTTGAAGCTCCGCCACCCCCATCGATCATTGTTGAGGCGATGGAGACGGAGGAAGACCAGGAGGAAGTGAATGGATTTCCTGGAACAAACTTCCTGTCTGTCGCCAATGTG GAACAGGAATCCGTAGTCGGGTCAGATCCGTCTGTAGCGGGCGAGGAAGCAGTCCATCTGGATGGCGGTCCGTCTCCTCCTCCGGCGGACTACCAGGGTCCAGACTTCCCCCCCAAGAAACACAGTTTGCCACCTACCCTCAGCCATAGCTGCGTGCCCAACCTagatgacgacatgctcaaccGTATGGTGCAATG GGTGGAGCAGCAGCTGATGACAAGATTGATTTGGGAGCAGTATCCGCCTCCTGCACTTGAGCAGAAAGCCCAATCCGATGTGGAGGAACGCAGTTTCTCCtcagacgttg CGGATGTCGCCGGCGGAGATGATCCCCAGTTGCTCCTGGGCGCCGGCGACTGCGTAGACTCGACTCACGTCAAGAACCTAGTTTGTCAGGTTTTGGCTGAGATAAAGGATCAGGTGCTAGAACCGAAGGACGTTTCGGTACTCTCACCGAATCCGGAACTAAACGAAGGTCCGAGGGTAGCCACGCCTTTTCAGGAGAAGATTCTTCCCGTGGTTCCCGTGATGACTGCAGTCGTCACACCTCTACCTACCCCTCTTCCGAGCCCCGTTTCGTCCATCAAGGACCCCTCACCCCTCCCTACGCCACCTCCATCTGAACCGAGCTACTCGCCTATCGACGATTCTGCTATCGCAGCCCAACCAG AACCTGTATCCACACCCGTCCCCAGCCCTGAGCAGAACCTCGATGAGGTCCTCAACACGACGTTTTCCCAACCTGACCTCCAGCCGGACGCAGAGGAGGACCACCGCACGGTCTCGCAAGTGCCTgatgttcaagaagaagctgtTCCTTCACCTCCACGTGTCCCACCTCACGAGCCCGATCCGGACCCCGCCTCCGGTCCTTCTGAGGACTCCTCATGTACCACCAGTTGTACCGACAGTACTACTGTGACAGGAAGCGATACGGGACTCAAACTGGTGTCGGAGGGTGAACTGCTGATCAGCTTCAGCCACGTGGACGCTATGACAGGTG AGGAGGCCAGTTCGTCAAGTTCTTTTCAAGAG GACTTGGATCCTCCCAGTGAAGGGCAGGTCCCAGTGCACACAGTGGAAACGGTCCATGTGAAAAACAGAACTTTG CGACAGCCGGACGATCTGAGCTCAGGGGAGGTGACGCACTCCACTACGCCTCTACTTGATGGAAGTGGAG AAGCTGTTTTGGAGGCGACCGACGAAAGTATCAACTTTGACCCGTTGCCGGCGCACGGTCAGATGTTGACCTCTGACCTCCCGAGTCGACCCCTTCAGGTCACGTACAAGCACACACGTGAATATGTGAAGAAAGAGGGCCCAATATTTAGCAAAGTCTCCACTCGACAGTCAG ACCCGGCAGAAGCAACGCCCACGGGACCCAACAGAGTTGAATCGTCATCGGACAGCTCTAGTGATATCTTCTGA
- the irf2bpl gene encoding probable E3 ubiquitin-protein ligase IRF2BPL, whose translation MFALSQPAAAVPPRRRSCYLCDLPRMSWAMIWDFGEPVCRGCVNYEGADRIDFAIETARHLRRTQGLRESRNSKEVQRPPPFGDARVRSDYRGGPPDGFKSDEGPPELNRQSPDSGNKSHGGPPDLPPRTPPGGTAEPDRETKDKQRNAETLSELSESLRNRREDWSGKPETVRSTLLALSGCAPFRVRFKKDHGLVGRVFAFDAASKSGAEYELKMFIEYPAGSGNVFSSASGAAKQMHRDCAKDPGRGLSSGFKYLEYEKKHGSGDWRLLGDLLPEPLRVFRERVSGDALPQPHVDGAHPPPPSPRPPSGSRKRKPSPERRRLCDRAEDAKRSAPPESPTPSPDKDDRTASPAAAGGSLCCTLCHERLEDTHFVQCPSATHHKFCFPCSRDSIEAQGGAAEVYCPSGDKCPLLGSDVPWAFMQGEIATILAGDVKVKKERDP comes from the coding sequence ATGTTTGCCCTTTCTCAGCCGGCGGCGGCAGTGCCGCCACGCAGACGATCCTGCTACCTTTGTGACCTTCCCCGCATGTCGTGGGCCATGATCTGGGACTTTGGCGAGCCCGTGTGCCGCGGCTGCGTCAACTACGAGGGCGCCGACCGCATCGACTTTGCCATCGAGACCGCACGCCACCTCAGGCGGACTCAAGGACTACGGGAGAGCAGAAACAGCAAGGAGGTCCAGCGTCCGCCCCCTTTCGGGGACGCGCGGGTTAGGTCGGACTACCGGGGCGGGCCGCCCGACGGGTTCAAATCGGACGAGGGGCCGCCTGAGCTCAACCGTCAAAGCCCCGACTCTGGGAATAAGAGTCACGGGGGTCCGCCCGATTTACCACCCCGGACGCCTCCGGGCGGAACTGCGGAGCCAGACCGAGAGACGAAAGACAAGCAAAGGAACGCAGAAACGCTGAGCGAGCTAAGCGAAAGCCTCCGGAACCGGCGGGAGGACTGGTCGGGCAAGCCCGAGACTGTTAGGAGCACCCTGCTGGCCCTGTCGGGTTGCGCCCCCTTCCGGGTCCGCTTCAAGAAGGACCACGGTCTGGTGGGCCGCGTCTTCGCCTTCGACGCCGCATCCAAATCGGGCGCCGAATACGAGCTCAAGATGTTTATCGAGTACCCGGCCGGCTCTGGCAATGTCTTCTCCAGTGCTTCTGGGGCTGCCAAGCAGATGCACCGGGACTGCGCCAAAGACCCTGGTCGGGGGTTGTCGTCGGGGTTCAAGTACTTGGAGTATGAAAAGAAGCACGGTTCCGGGGACTGGAGGCTTCTGGGAGATTTGTTACCGGAACCTTTGCGGGTCTTTAGGGAACGCGTGAGTGGGGACGCGCTCCCGCAGCCCCATGTGGACGGGGCCCACCCGCCGCCACCCTCCCCCCGGCCCCCGAGTGGTTCCAGGAAGAGGAAGCCGTCCCCGGAACGGCGACGGCTCTGTGATCGGGCCGAGGACGCGAAACGCTCCGCCCCACCCGAGTCCCCCACGCCGTCCCCTGACAAGGATGATAGAACGGCGTCCCCCGCGGCAGCTGGCGGGTCGCTGTGCTGCACGCTCTGTCACGAGCGGTTGGAGGACACGCACTTTGTCCAGTGCCCGTCCGCCAcccaccacaaattttgcttcCCATGCTCGCGGGACAGCATCGAGGCCCAGGGAGGCGCCGCGGAGGTGTACTGCCCCAGCGGGGACAAGTGCCCCCTGCTGGGCTCTGACGTACCCTGGGCCTTCATGCAGGGAGAGATCGCCACTATCTTGGCAGGCGATGTCAAAGTCAAGAAGGAGAGGGACCCTTGA